The DNA segment ATTCGCGAAGTGTTCCACCTTTGAAACTGCATTCTCCAACAGAAAAGCCTTTCTCCGTGTTTCGACCAGCTCTAGTATTTACCTTGTGTGTTTGCACTGGGAGAATCTCCATCTCTCCTTGCACTTGGAACACAGTGTAAGCACACAGCGATTGCCATGACTCTGGGGAGAATCCCTGACTCATAGATGGGGTGGGAAGGGATAGGAGAGATGCGGGGCAGGCAGGGACATGTGCAGTGAGGGACGAATGTCAGTCTGAAGGCCACACGTAAGTGTTTCAGAAAAATGATCATCTGCAGGCTCGTCCTCTTCACTCCATCACATGTTCTGCGCTAATAAACTCACAGACCTCGTTTCTGTATAGTCTGCGGCATGTGTGTTATTAGCTTAGGATACAGTTGTgttaacattatttttattcttaCTGAGCTGTGCCCTCTGTCACCTCACCCTGCTCTCTAGATACTTATAAATCAGAGTGATCTGATTGGCCGCAGCCCTCAGAATGTCCCATCCCCATGTCCACAGAAAATATAATACCCTCCCTGCCTATCACCTGACTTAACCCTTATCTGACACCTGTCCCTGGCACCTCCTTTCTAGGATCTTCATGTGGTGCCTATCGCACCATGGTACGTTAgctccccatccctcctcccatccccccaccgaGGGAGAGTTCGTCTTCCCTCCCATTTCCCACTAAGAGTAATAATGGCTTGGTAtgaattactttgtatttattatCTGGGTTTAAGGGAGGGGCAAGGCAAGGAGGGTGTCATTGCTAAAGGCAGCTTTATTTATTGGGATAGCAGATTCTGAAGGTGGTAACCAACCAGAGCAATGGTTGAAACAATATAATGACCACAGTTACTGAGAGAGACCCCATAGTCGCGCATTCAGCGCGGAGCTCTGCATAACTGAGAAATGCAGTTGCAGGTGAGTGTCTGTACTGCATCCCTGCGCTCTCAGTGGCAGGGACTCTTTGGCATACTGTTGAATGAACGAATGAATTGCATAATCAGTGGCACACAGCACGGCTTGTATCCCTTCGCCAGTTGGACTGAGGAATCTGGCGTAACTGTGGATTGTGGAGTACAGTATAACTGTGCCCCTAGTAGAAGCGTATTGCCCTGAGGCGTGTGGGATCTGGTATAACGGCACATTGGACGCATTTGTTGTCATGCAGAAATCCAGTTTAACTTTCAAAACATTTGTAGTAAATGTCTAATCTCTTTTTCCACTCCAAATGAGGAGTCCATTGGTCCCTCCTCCGTAAGTGACTGAAGTCCAGGAACATGCTGCTAGCCCTAAGGAGTGAGAGCAGGAGCTTGTTGGCACTTCAGTGATTCTGGAGGCTAAAAGGGTAATTAGGGAAGATTATAGCTACACAATGGGAAGAAGTGATTAGAATGTAAATTGGAGGCTGAGCTGCAGCACTAGAACGGCAGAACACAAGGCAAAGGAATTTGTTCTGTAATTACACAGTACAATATCCAGCTTTCACTCCCTTTAGGGTACTTTGTTCGGGTCGAGTGCTACCATATAATGCCTTTTCTGCAATCTAgtgctaaaaaataaaaaggacaaCTAGGCTGAACCTGGATTAAAGGATTGGAGGCATGAAGAGAAATTAAAGAACCATGATCTATATAGTTCACAACCTGACTGATAAGGAGGATGAAACTGAAATGCACAAATCTTATTAACTCCGCATTGAACGCCAAGGGATAATTGCACATAATAAATCCCCTAGTATTATGGAATAGATAAAGGAAATACCGTTTTCCCCCTGCCAAGACCAGACGAAGGCTGGCATGTGAATGGGCCTTACTGGAACAAAGTTAATAGCAGACACGAGGCACGTCTCATTAACCTACCAGTACATGTGCAGAGTTAATGCCATTTCTGATGTTTGCTGTGGAGCAGTTAGAATAGACAAACTTTGGGAAGAACCAGTCGTTTCTGATTCCTAGTTTATCATGTGGGGAcgcctctccccaaccccctctAGAGACCTGACGTACTAGTAGCCTTTCCTCCAGCTGATCGCTGTCTTGGAGCATGGCACAGGGCCCTGCAAACACTGAACAGTCCATTCTGGACACACCATGTAAAGCTTTGCGTCCCTCAGACATGTCGAGGGACCCATGACATGCCCACACAAATCCCTACCCTGTTATACCTGATCTTCTGCTGCAGAATAGCAGCTTCGTTAGCCAGGTTGTGTTCTGGTTCCATGCATTTCCTGTATCGTCTTTAAATGACTTCCGGTGGGATGTTGGTCCAGTGTGTTGACAAAGCAGCACCCAAACAAGGTGTCTCTCTCCCAGCTTCCAAACTCAAAACTCTCTTTTTCTGTCAGGCTGCTCCTTCTCCCATTAGCTCACTGCAGGCTTGTGATTGGTCCAGTGGACTGCTTGTCCAGATCAACCCATGCAGAAGCCTCCCTATTGGCCACAGCAGAGGTTTTTAGTTCCTTCAGTCCCTGACTCCAAGCATGCTGCTGTAGGTCATGCCTCCTTGGTACGGCTCCTGTCCCCCTCTCACGTTGGTTAGCCCACCTAGAGATTGATGAGCCAGCCGGCTACACAGTCACATGAGGCTCTTTTTGCTCATGCAGTAGCCTGTGCATTAatatccagaggtcccaggttagCTCCCTACTGCTGATGACCCACCCAGCGGCGTGGTGTTACACTGGGATTGGGGTCAGAGCACCGTGGCAGCCATCTTAGCTGTAATCCTTTTGGTAGGGACTCAGACCGGGGCTACAGGAGCTGGGAAACCCAAGTGGAAATTACATGAGGATTGGTTGTTTTCAAGCCTTATGATAATATTGTTCTCTACTGTGGGTAGTATATCTATTAAATGCAACAGAAAATGTAATAAATTGGTGTCATACTAATTAAGGAAAACAAAAGTAAATATTAAGTAGTAAATGGAGATTGTTTCCCCTTTTCTGTTCTGCTCTCTTTATCCTGCTGTCTTCTGGAGAGTTGGCATTTCTTGTAGCCCCACAATCCACCCTGGCACATGGCCGGCTGTGAGTGTGTCTCCCTTAATATCGTGGGGAAATGCTCTTCTTACGCCTCTGATTAACTCCTTCTTGTTTATGCCCCACAGCTGACAATGAGAACAATATTGCCTCTAACCAACCCAGATCACCTCTGACTGTTGTGGAAGAAAAATGGAAACCACAGCTCCAAAGAAACAATGCCAATAATAGTATGTAGCCATGTTTTCTCATTACGTTTCCCTGTAGGCCTTGGACCAATGGCTCTGTACCTGGGGTGGGTCACAGCAATGGTTCAGGCAGGGCGAAGCCCATGTCCCGCACCTGTCGGGAGTACTTCTCATGTATTTTTTCTCAGTTAGTCACACCAGATCTCAGGTGCCGTTAGCACCCTATTGTACTCGTTCCCACTAAAGCGCCTTTGaaatctgtaaaaagcagcagagtcctgtggcactttatagactaacagacgttttggagcatgagctttcgtgggtgaatacccacttcgtcggatgcaacctgatgcatccgacgaagtgggtattcacccacgaaatctcatgctccaatacgtctgttagtctttaaggtgccacaggactctttgctgctttttacagatccagactaacacggctcccctctgatatttgaaatCTGTGTAGAGGCTATCTGGAAACTCCAGGGGAGATAATAGAAATGTAGCCATGGTAGGGAAAAAGGCTGAGAGAGAGCTCCTGTCTCCGAACTCATTAACAAGACTAGTCTTGCTGGGAGTTGTAACTTCTGGTCTGAGTTTGGATTTCCTTGCCATAGGGAAAGAGATCATTGCCCTACTCATCACCAGAGAGTTACTGGCAGCCAACAAGGTTCTAGCTCAACCACTAATTCGCTAccggactttgggcaagtcacatgatcTTGTGTTTCAGTCACAAACAATGTGGGAAATgggggtattttaaaaaaaaataaaagcagcagtGATACAATACCTCAGCTGAGCTTCCCTGCGGAAACAAGATGCATTAAAACCCTAATATTTTGTGTCCTATGGTGTGTCCAAAAATGGCAGAAGCAACAATAAAGCCCAGCAGGCGTCACAAAAACTAGACTagagctggggaaggagaaagaaaaccTTAAACTGTACAGGCCTGAACACCAGAGTATTTGACCAAAAAAGCCAGACTTCTTGTACATACAAAACTGAGGTAGATGCAGCTCTTATTAAAATAATGTGATGCTAACGTGAGTCCTGAATTCTAAATAGAAGAAGAATGGAAAGGCCAACCTAGCACACTAAGACATACGAGGTGAATTGAAGATCTAACTGCTAACCCCGATGCACTGTAAACCAGTACCATCCTTGATTATAACTTAATTAGACAACTCCTAGATCAGTGCCACAGAGAGGTCTCTggggagggacagaggacagCTGCCCAAGGCCATGATGACGGCTGAATCCTGCATAATCCACTTCTACTGTGCTTTTGTTACTGAATCAGGGAAAACGTACTGATAAGCTCCTCTCTGCTGTAAGCAAGAGAAAAAGTCCGTCATCGGTTCAGCAGGGACAGCCTGAATCTAGAAACACTTTGGTATAGAGACCCACTGGTAATCCTAGGTTCAGGAATATATCTGTACCTGCCATACTCTGGGCAAGTGCCTCCTGGTTGGGTCACTCGCAGAGGAGAAATTCTGGCCTTGTTGTTCCTGTTCCTTGGGTAGAAGGAATGATCCTGACAGGTTTCTTTCTTCTTTCTGTTTTTCTGCAGCATCTGCAAGTGGTTCAGTAGCAAACAGCGCGATCCCGGAGAAGGAGCGGCAGAACattgctgaaaggctgctgcggGTGATGTGCACCGACCTCGGAGCTTTGAGTGTGGTGAGCGGGAAGGAATTCATCAAGCTGGCACAGACCTTGGTGGATAGTGGTGCTCGCTACGGTGCTTTCTCTGTCACAGAAATCCTTGGCAACTTCAACACACTGGCGCTGAAGCATTTGCCTCGGATGTACAACCAAGTGAAAGTGAAAGTCACCTGTGCCCTGGGCAGCAATGCCTGCCTAGGCATAGGTGTCACTTGCCACTCTCAGAGCGTTGGCCCTGATTCCTGCTACATCCTGACAGCTTATCAGGTTGAAGGCAACCACATCAAGAGTTATGTCCTGGGAATTAAGGGGGTGGACATCCGAGATAATGGTGATTTTATCCACCACTGGGTGCAGAACGTGATGTCTGAGTTTGTGATGTCGGAAATCAGGACAGTGTACGTCACAGACTGCAAAGTCAACTCCTCTGCGTTCTCCAAGGCAGGCATGTGCTTGCGTTGTTCGGCCTGTGCCTTGAACTCAGTCGTGCAGAGTGTGTTGAGTAAGCGAACACTACAGGCTCGCAACATGCACGAAGTCATTGAGCTCCTGAATGTCTGTGAAGATTTGGCAGGATCCACGGGCCTCTCAAAGGAGACCTTTGGCTCTCTGGAGGAGACGTCTCCCCCACCGTGCTGGAACTCAGTGACTGACTCCCTCCTGCTTGTCCATGAGCGTTATGAGCAGATATGTGAGTTCTACAGCAGAGCCAAGAAGATGAACCTCATCCAAAACCTGAACAAGCATCTTCTCAGCAACCTGGCAGCCATTTTGGCCCCAGTGAAACAAGCAGTTATTGAACTGAGCAATGAGAGCCGGCCCACCCTGCAGCTGGTACTGCCCACTTACGTGAAACTGGAGAAACTGTTCACTTCCAAAGCCAATGACGCTGGCATAGTCAGCAAGCTTTGCCACCTCTTCCTGGAGGCACTGAAGGAGAACTTCAAAGTTCACTCTGCACACAAAGTAGCCATGATCTTGGACCCTCAGCAGAAGCTGCGGCCAGTCCCACCATACCAGCATGAAGAGATCATTGGCAAGGTCTGTGAATTGATCAATGAAGTGAAAGAGTCCTGGGCAGAAGAACCAGAATTTGAACCTTCTACCAAGAAACCACGGGCAGCAGGTGAGGCCCCGCCAGCTCAGGAAGAAGAGCAGTTTGGGAAAAATGAAGTCTACGATTATTTGCAAGAACCCCTCTTCcaggccacccctgatctatttCAGTACTGGTCATGTGTTACCCAAAAGCATACGAAACTAGCCAAGTTGGCCTTTTGGCTCTTAGCAGTGCCTGCTGTCGGTGCCAGAAGTGAATGTGTAAATATGTGTGAGCAGGCCCTCTTAATCAAAAGGAGGCGGCTGCTCAGTCCAGAAGACATGAACAAACTCATGTTTTTGAAGTCCAACATGCTTTAAAActgtcttttaattaaaaaaaaaattaaaacactgttccaaacaaagaaaagaatttaAGTTCTAAACACTGTGGACCTCATTATGAAAGCCCCTGGAAACCAAGTgcttatatatgtgtgtgtatgattttatatgtgtgtgtatgtgtgtgtatacacacacacacacacacacacacatatttatatatatataaaatataataaaaaaataagtttcAGAGGGAAGCCGAGCACGTATCAGACACAGCCCTCTGCCAGGAACGTGCTCCTTTCCATTAGCTAGCATGTGGACTTGACAGACTTTCTAATGTTTTCAAGTGGGCACACCAATGGGAGGCTGACATTCTAAAATCTTCAGGCAGCTGCGATCTAAAGTGACTTGAAGTTTCTTTTatttctcctccacccccccccccttttcccctGGGCCACCTTGCCATGGATAATCAAACAACATTGACTAGACCGGTTCTCCACTGGGCTTTGCTCCTCTGAAGAACTGTACACCTTGAGGGCATTCGTTTGTAGCCTTCTTAACATATGTTGCGTGTTATGAAGGCCACTGTGTTTTACAAGCACTAGTATCTCTAGAAATCAGGAAGGGAGACTTTAAGGAAACACatttttttgcattttaatataagaaaaaaaaattatactctTCTGTCTCCACTCCCATTTTTGAGTTTAATGTTTTAGCTAGTGATTTTACCTTTTCGAGTTTGATTTAGAACTGAGAGAAATTATTATGGCAAAGAGTGTCTGTAACTGTTAtgttttatagattttttttttgacaagatCAACTTTTTTCTGAAGTCCCACTGTAAACTAGCTCATCTCACCTGTGCATcttctatagcagtggttcttaaacttgtTCATAGAGTAGAACAGATCTTCACGGAGGGATTGTCATGTCAATACCTCCTGTCCCATTGAGGACCAACAACATCCCTGTGGGAAATACTGCAATTGCTTAAATGGAAAAGTAACATTAGCAAAGTAATGTATTTTTAGTGTCTTTCAATACACTTTAACAGCTAGCTTGGTATGACTGGACAGGTCTCTGTGGACCACCACCAAGTGATCCACAGGCCACCAGTGGTCCACAGGcttcagtttgagaacctctgctataCAGCATTTTTGTAAGCCTTCCCCATACACGTGTCAAAACAATCTTCACATGGTCAAGAACAAACCAAGGTGTATGATATATCAGGGGAGCAGAGGTCATCAGTTTTCAAAATGTAGCGTTTGAAGGAAGCTAAGATAAGCGTATGGGCTTCTGAATGTATGTGCTCCCACTTGGTAACTTCTCGCGTTATTCTGACGGTTTCCTCTGCTAGCACGAATGTCTTTTAAATACCTATAGTGCATTACACTACTTGATACACTGCTGAATCATTCTGGCTGGTAAGGTCCTGTGACCTTAAAACTTCATGTTCACTGGCTCTTCAGACATATAGCCCATGCCCACCTGCAGTATAGGAGATCGTCATAAAACCCAAGTATCATGAGTCATTTCTGCTGGCAGCCCAGGCGAGCTCTTTAACGGTGTGTCTGtactgcaaaaaaacccactcagctgacttgggctcgcagagCTTgcgctacagggctaaaaatagcagtgtagatgttccactttgggctggagcccagactctgagACCTCCTCCACTCGCCGAGTCTccaagcccaggctccagtccaagcaggaccatctacactactatttttagtccCGAGGTGTGAACCCGAGTCACTTgaccgggctctgagactcactgctgctggagcttttttgcagtgtagacaaatcctGAATGTCTGCACACAAAGTTGAGTGGCGTCACACCTGACCTCTTAGATCTGGTGTTCTTGGACAAACTGAATTCTCCACCAAAGGGATTTGGATCCCAATGGCAATTAAGTAAATTCCTTTCTTGATGCATCCTCTCACACTTCAAGCAGTTTGCTCCCTAGTTGGAATCACTGGTGACAAGACCAGTCTTACAGATTTATGTGCCCAGATGAGTCTCTAGAGCAGTTCAGTTGTTAACACTATCAACTCTGAACTGAAAGGTTGTGGGTTGAGGTCCGTGAGCAGGATGTGGGTCTGTGCTGCATGCTGACAATGTACTGCTGGGGACAAAggagctgctgcacactgagagGTACCATCCACTGAACAGACATTAAGCCAAGATTCCTTCTGCCCATCTCTGGTTGCAGTGACAATTAAAGATCCCAAGACACTTGTTAGAAATGGAGGATAAAGAGTCCTGGCCAATAAATCTCTCTCCTAGTGGAACAAGTTCTAACGCCCCATGTGAGCACACATCGGTTGCTGTTTGCTTGCAGTCACTTGCACTCCCAGTATCTAACACTTCCCCTCCAGACACCTAGATTCTGAAAGGCACTGAATGAGGTTCTCTGTGGCCTGTATTGCTCAGAGCTGGGTGACAATAGTGACCCCTACTTGTTCCAGGCACATCTAAGGACAGCCCTGGGTATGCAGATATCTTTCCCAACAGATCGCTGCCCCTTCCCAGCTAGGGAGCAGCACCTCGTGCAGACTGAATAGGCTGAAGATTGTGTTGGCTTCCTGCCCATGACACCAGTGCAAAATCATCCATCTTCTAAATGCAATTGTGAGTGTGGTTGTGGAGGTCTTTATTCTAACAATGTTTCTAGTAAGAACAGCTCCAGTGCTGCAGGAATAATACCATTTAAAGAGAACACTCAAGAGCAGGAGACACCCCAAAAATGTATCTTCTTGTGCAATGGACTTTGCAAACAGAGATATTTCTTTGTGGGATTTCTTTCCCCTTCAGAACAAGGGTTTTGCTGTTTATTTCCTCCTATATGAGTGCTACCTGCTCAGCCATTTTgagcagccctacaataataAATCTGTTTGCACATGCAGTGCAGGAGAAAAGTTTAATAAACAGAATTGAAATTTCAAGCTACTAAGgagaaaaagagggagagaaacccTGCCTGTGAAAACTGAGAAACCTTTGTGACATGCTTTAGTGACCACTGGGAGAAAATAGGGATGCTTACACAATAAAACCTTCACCGAGTTCAGAACCCAAAGCAGGAGCGGCTTTCCAGTCTTTTGCAAACAGTGTGCGTGATGCACCTTGACAGTCAAAACTCCTGACAGGATTTTAGTTCATTCTCCTAGAGTCAGTACATTATATTACATCTTAGTAAGTCCTTTCAAAGGAGCTGAAGGGAGTTAGaccacacaactcccattgaaattcaattcCAGTTCAGTGGGAGATGAGCATCCGATTCCCTTACCTTTCCTTCAAAATCCCAACCTTAATCAAGAACATGTTTGCTATTGGACAGGGTTAGTAGTTTTGTGGGACAGGTGAGAGGAGTTGTCCCAGCCTGGGGACAGTGTGATTGTTCTTCTTTCTTATATATCTGGAATGCACTGTGTGAACAGAGGGGACTTGTCAGAGAGTCGAAGCCCTGACATAGTGAATGAGACAGAATTGCAACCATTTTGGCATCTATTTAATATGCAGACTGGTGTTAACATCGGATTTGAGAATCAGTCTTGGAGCTTTCTTGGCGGAAGGATCAGAGAGAGAAGCTGACTAGACTTCTCGCCCTATCCGAACTGGGAATGCCTCCAACACAGTTACCACCCTACTGCTGTGGATGTCAAACCCGTGACTGCAGTGGAGTCTGATAGGTGGGAACCTCGCCAGTGTTTATAAACTCAGCCTGGCTTCTGGAGAAACCTAGCAGTCTAGAAAATCTATGAGCTTACATGAAATTAACAATTACCCGTTCCCTACCAAGAGAATGGAAGAGTCCACAGCTTCCAATAAGGAGGATAAACACGTAACAGGCGCCAGGTACTTCACTTGCGAGCACCCATTAGTGCTTTGTGCTGCCCACAGAATGATAGTAGCCTATGATGAGCTGCCCCTCGACTGTCCCTATCCACTTCTTATTTACTTCTGTCAGTTATAAGGAGAGAACGGGGTCAGCAGCGCACAGATTTCCTTTATTTGCAAAGGGTTTTCTGATGATTCTCCTCCTTCCTGGCCCCAGTTACTCAGATAGTAGCTCATTCCAGACAGTGCAGATAATTTGCAAAGGTTTTGAATTCAGGA comes from the Mauremys mutica isolate MM-2020 ecotype Southern chromosome 18, ASM2049712v1, whole genome shotgun sequence genome and includes:
- the ZNF618 gene encoding zinc finger protein 618 isoform X6, which codes for MKLSPAARGVNEVTPLHLFQPKCICDQADESSSTGKRSSSSREHLKRSPKSPKAEGSDSVTSQSSPSEEPGTMTEVKVKTEIPDDYIQEVIWQDDTKDSKKNIKDGPGDVPAEICVVIGGVRNQQTLGSYECGICGKKYKYYNCFQTHVRAHRDTEAASGEGASQGNNFRYTCDICGKKYKYYSCFQEHRDLHAVDVFSVEGAPENRADPYDQTVIAADEVKEEEPEPFQKIGPTPTDTGSTTGLARKPFLLRFPARFYNPKTGNYTCEFCGKQYKYYTPYQEHVALHAPIKFSRSPLFVAVKTQASQSGKKTPASIIRCSTLLHRSPSGIPPASQSQMFRAPNSGSPGSKATTAESAFSRRVEGKAQNNFEETNSSSQNSSETASPLISNPFPLLQKPYTCGACGIQFQFYNNLLEHMQSHAADNENNIASNQPRSPLTVVEEKWKPQLQRNNANNTSASGSVANSAIPEKERQNIAERLLRVMCTDLGALSVVSGKEFIKLAQTLVDSGARYGAFSVTEILGNFNTLALKHLPRMYNQVKVKVTCALGSNACLGIGVTCHSQSVGPDSCYILTAYQVEGNHIKSYVLGIKGVDIRDNGDFIHHWVQNVMSEFVMSEIRTVYVTDCKVNSSAFSKAGMCLRCSACALNSVVQSVLSKRTLQARNMHEVIELLNVCEDLAGSTGLSKETFGSLEETSPPPCWNSVTDSLLLVHERYEQICEFYSRAKKMNLIQNLNKHLLSNLAAILAPVKQAVIELSNESRPTLQLVLPTYVKLEKLFTSKANDAGIVSKLCHLFLEALKENFKVHSAHKVAMILDPQQKLRPVPPYQHEEIIGKVCELINEVKESWAEEPEFEPSTKKPRAAGEAPPAQEEEQFGKNEVYDYLQEPLFQATPDLFQYWSCVTQKHTKLAKLAFWLLAVPAVGARSECVNMCEQALLIKRRRLLSPEDMNKLMFLKSNML
- the ZNF618 gene encoding zinc finger protein 618 isoform X4, which translates into the protein MKLSPAARGVNEVTPLHLFQPKCICDQADESSSTGKRSSSSREHLKRSPKSPKAEGSDSVTSQSSPSEEPGTMTEVKVKTEIPDDYIQEVIWQDDTKDSKKNIKDGPGDVPAEICVVIGGVRNQQTLDGKAVEHSSPVGYTRNRYSGTWIFDHALRYTSGSYECGICGKKYKYYNCFQTHVRAHRDTEAASGEGASQGNNFRYTCDICGKKYKYYSCFQEHRDLHAVDDPYDQTVIAADEVKEEEPEPFQKIGPTPTDTGSTTGLARKPFLLRFPARFYNPKTGNYTCEFCGKQYKYYTPYQEHVALHAPIKFSRSPLFVAVKTQASQSGKKTPASIIRCSTLLHRSPSGIPPASQSQMFRAPNSGSPGSKATTAESAFSRRVEGKAQNNFEETNSSSQNSSETASPLISNPFPLLQKPYTCGACGIQFQFYNNLLEHMQSHAADNENNIASNQPRSPLTVVEEKWKPQLQRNNANNTSASGSVANSAIPEKERQNIAERLLRVMCTDLGALSVVSGKEFIKLAQTLVDSGARYGAFSVTEILGNFNTLALKHLPRMYNQVKVKVTCALGSNACLGIGVTCHSQSVGPDSCYILTAYQVEGNHIKSYVLGIKGVDIRDNGDFIHHWVQNVMSEFVMSEIRTVYVTDCKVNSSAFSKAGMCLRCSACALNSVVQSVLSKRTLQARNMHEVIELLNVCEDLAGSTGLSKETFGSLEETSPPPCWNSVTDSLLLVHERYEQICEFYSRAKKMNLIQNLNKHLLSNLAAILAPVKQAVIELSNESRPTLQLVLPTYVKLEKLFTSKANDAGIVSKLCHLFLEALKENFKVHSAHKVAMILDPQQKLRPVPPYQHEEIIGKVCELINEVKESWAEEPEFEPSTKKPRAAGEAPPAQEEEQFGKNEVYDYLQEPLFQATPDLFQYWSCVTQKHTKLAKLAFWLLAVPAVGARSECVNMCEQALLIKRRRLLSPEDMNKLMFLKSNML
- the ZNF618 gene encoding zinc finger protein 618 isoform X11 is translated as MKLSPAARGVNEVTPLHLFQPKCICDQADESSSTGKRSSSSREHLKRSPKSPKAEGSDSVTSQSSPSEEPGTMTEVKVKTEIPDDYIQEVIWQDDTKDSKKNIKDGPGDVPAEICVVIGGVRNQQTLDGKAVEHSSPVGYTRNRYSGTWIFDHALRYTSGSYECGICGKKYKYYNCFQTHVRAHRDTEAASGEGASQGNNFRYTCDICGKKYKYYSCFQEHRDLHAVDVFSVEGAPENRADPYDQTVIAADEVKEEEPEPFQKIGPKTGNYTCEFCGKQYKYYTPYQEHVALHAPITESAFSRRVEGKAQNNFEETNSSSQNSSETASPLISNPFPLLQKPYTCGACGIQFQFYNNLLEHMQSHAADNENNIASNQPRSPLTVVEEKWKPQLQRNNANNTSASGSVANSAIPEKERQNIAERLLRVMCTDLGALSVVSGKEFIKLAQTLVDSGARYGAFSVTEILGNFNTLALKHLPRMYNQVKVKVTCALGSNACLGIGVTCHSQSVGPDSCYILTAYQVEGNHIKSYVLGIKGVDIRDNGDFIHHWVQNVMSEFVMSEIRTVYVTDCKVNSSAFSKAGMCLRCSACALNSVVQSVLSKRTLQARNMHEVIELLNVCEDLAGSTGLSKETFGSLEETSPPPCWNSVTDSLLLVHERYEQICEFYSRAKKMNLIQNLNKHLLSNLAAILAPVKQAVIELSNESRPTLQLVLPTYVKLEKLFTSKANDAGIVSKLCHLFLEALKENFKVHSAHKVAMILDPQQKLRPVPPYQHEEIIGKVCELINEVKESWAEEPEFEPSTKKPRAAGEAPPAQEEEQFGKNEVYDYLQEPLFQATPDLFQYWSCVTQKHTKLAKLAFWLLAVPAVGARSECVNMCEQALLIKRRRLLSPEDMNKLMFLKSNML
- the ZNF618 gene encoding zinc finger protein 618 isoform X7, translated to MKLSPAARGVNEVTPLHLFQPKCICDQADESSSTGKRSSSSREHLKRSPKSPKAEGSDSVTSQSSPSEEPGTMTEVKVKTEIPDDYIQEVIWQDDTKDSKKNIKDGPGDVPAEICVVIGGVRNQQTLDGKAVEHSSPVGYTRNRYSGTWIFDHALRYTSGSYECGICGKKYKYYNCFQTHVRAHRDTEAASGEGASQGNNFRYTCDICGKKYKYYSCFQEHRDLHAVDDPYDQTVIAADEVKEEEPEPFQKIGPKTGNYTCEFCGKQYKYYTPYQEHVALHAPIKFSRSPLFVAVKTQASQSGKKTPASIIRCSTLLHRSPSGIPPASQSQMFRAPNSGSPGSKATTAESAFSRRVEGKAQNNFEETNSSSQNSSETASPLISNPFPLLQKPYTCGACGIQFQFYNNLLEHMQSHAADNENNIASNQPRSPLTVVEEKWKPQLQRNNANNTSASGSVANSAIPEKERQNIAERLLRVMCTDLGALSVVSGKEFIKLAQTLVDSGARYGAFSVTEILGNFNTLALKHLPRMYNQVKVKVTCALGSNACLGIGVTCHSQSVGPDSCYILTAYQVEGNHIKSYVLGIKGVDIRDNGDFIHHWVQNVMSEFVMSEIRTVYVTDCKVNSSAFSKAGMCLRCSACALNSVVQSVLSKRTLQARNMHEVIELLNVCEDLAGSTGLSKETFGSLEETSPPPCWNSVTDSLLLVHERYEQICEFYSRAKKMNLIQNLNKHLLSNLAAILAPVKQAVIELSNESRPTLQLVLPTYVKLEKLFTSKANDAGIVSKLCHLFLEALKENFKVHSAHKVAMILDPQQKLRPVPPYQHEEIIGKVCELINEVKESWAEEPEFEPSTKKPRAAGEAPPAQEEEQFGKNEVYDYLQEPLFQATPDLFQYWSCVTQKHTKLAKLAFWLLAVPAVGARSECVNMCEQALLIKRRRLLSPEDMNKLMFLKSNML
- the ZNF618 gene encoding zinc finger protein 618 isoform X12; translation: MKLSPAARGVNEVTPLHLFQPKCICDQADESSSTGKRSSSSREHLKRSPKSPKAEGSDSVTSQSSPSEEPGTMTEVKVKTEIPDDYIQEVIWQDDTKDSKKNIKDGPGDVPAEICVVIGGVRNQQTLDGKAVEHSSPVGYTRNRYSGTWIFDHALRYTSGSYECGICGKKYKYYNCFQTHVRAHRDTEAASGEGASQGNNFRYTCDICGKKYKYYSCFQEHRDLHAVDVFSVEGAPENRADPYDQTVIAADEVKEEEPEPFQKIGPKTGNYTCEFCGKQYKYYTPYQEHVALHAPIKSAFSRRVEGKAQNNFEETNSSSQNSSETASPLISNPFPLLQKPYTCGACGIQFQFYNNLLEHMQSHAADNENNIASNQPRSPLTVVEEKWKPQLQRNNANNTSASGSVANSAIPEKERQNIAERLLRVMCTDLGALSVVSGKEFIKLAQTLVDSGARYGAFSVTEILGNFNTLALKHLPRMYNQVKVKVTCALGSNACLGIGVTCHSQSVGPDSCYILTAYQVEGNHIKSYVLGIKGVDIRDNGDFIHHWVQNVMSEFVMSEIRTVYVTDCKVNSSAFSKAGMCLRCSACALNSVVQSVLSKRTLQARNMHEVIELLNVCEDLAGSTGLSKETFGSLEETSPPPCWNSVTDSLLLVHERYEQICEFYSRAKKMNLIQNLNKHLLSNLAAILAPVKQAVIELSNESRPTLQLVLPTYVKLEKLFTSKANDAGIVSKLCHLFLEALKENFKVHSAHKVAMILDPQQKLRPVPPYQHEEIIGKVCELINEVKESWAEEPEFEPSTKKPRAAGEAPPAQEEEQFGKNEVYDYLQEPLFQATPDLFQYWSCVTQKHTKLAKLAFWLLAVPAVGARSECVNMCEQALLIKRRRLLSPEDMNKLMFLKSNML